The following coding sequences are from one Salvia hispanica cultivar TCC Black 2014 chromosome 3, UniMelb_Shisp_WGS_1.0, whole genome shotgun sequence window:
- the LOC125209294 gene encoding probable serine/threonine-protein kinase PIX13 translates to MWCNGEAVEHVLVRWSDGSESPSWEPRSEVQKRFPDIPLEGKEVSKEGGVVTNAPTPDSPAEVLDDSHVDTVVSTESTGEAAEQQKEELSKAAMETAPTRRQLRPRESLKQPERLRENRYLNKLVLFIWNSWTRVEEQTDSHQQQQLPPGFEFYPTDAELVVYAMKRAIRNFRSDLVLGEGGFGSVYKRFMNCESDQCFREWQSEVNFFGRVVKQLGHCHETQQLLFGRLSHLDLLKLFGYRWDDNDLLLVYEFKKKGSFENHPFKSYGHPLLGHSSMKMLIGASRGLQNLHSSDIKVIDRDFKSSNILLDKISDFGLATTGPFADKTPVSARIMGTFGCMAPEYIMTGHVNVKSDVYGFGVLLLEVILISLLI, encoded by the exons ATGTGGTGTAACGGCGAGGCAGTGGAGCATGTCTTGGTGAGATGGTCCGATGGGTCGGAGTCCCCGTCTTGGGAACCTCGTTCGGAGGTGCAAAAACGTTTCCCTGACATCCCCCTTGAGGGCAAGGAGGTTTCTAAGGAGGGGGGAGTTGTTACGAACGCACCAACGCCCGATTCTCCGGCGGAGGTTCTTGATGACAGCCATGTAGATACAGTGGTGTCAACCGAGTCCACGGGAGAAGCAGCGGAGCAGCAGAAGGAAGAGTTGAGCAAGGCAGCGATGGAGACGGCTCCGACGAGAAGGCAGCTCCGACCTCGGGAGAGTCTAAAGCAGCCTGAGCGCCTTCGTG AGAATCGTTATCTTAACAAACTGGTGCTTTTCATCTGGAACTCCTGGACTCGTGTGGAAGAGCAG ACCGACTCACACCAGCAGCAGCAGTTGCCTCCAGGGTTCGAGTTCTACCCCACAGATGCAGAGCTGGTGGTCTATGCCATGAAGAGAGCCATCAGGAATTTCAGAAGTGATTTAGTGCTGGGAGAAGGTGGTTTTGGCAGCGTTTACAAGAGGTTTATGAATTGTGAAAGTGACCAATGCTTTCGTGAATGGCAG TCAGAAGTGAACTTCTTTGGAAGAGTGGTGAAACAGTTGGGCCACTGCCATGAGACTCAGCAGCTACTCTTCGGACGGCTTTCTCATTTGGATCTGTTGAAGTTATTTGGATACAGATGGGATGATAACGATCTGCTTCTTGTGTatgaattcaagaaaaaaggAAGCTTCGAAAACCATCCTTTTAAAA GTTATGGTCACCCACTGCTGGGACATTCATCGATGAAAATGTTGATCGGAGCATCTCGTGGGCTTCAAAACTTACACAGTTCAGACATAAAAGTTATAGACAGGgacttcaaatcttcaaacaTACTGCTGGACAAA ATATCAGATTTTGGCCTTGCAACAACGGGTCCATTCGCTGATAAAACCCCTGTGTCAGCACGGATTATGGGAACATTTGGATGCATGGCACCAGAATATATCATGACAG GTCATGTAAACGTGAAGAGCGATGTATATGGATTTGGCGTGTTGTTACTAGAAGTTATT CTTATAAGTTTGCTCATATGA